Proteins from one Micrococcales bacterium genomic window:
- a CDS encoding FG-GAP-like repeat-containing protein codes for MRPTRPLVLFSLLAAASLALGGLAAAPAAAAITATPMIAAGANHAVVLQADGTVLTWGGNSFGQLGNGTTAASSVPVPVKSLQNVTAVAAGVAWTVALRNDGTVWSWGYNASGQLGDGTTVDRSVPVQVKSLTNVAAIAAGGSHAVALKHDGTAWTWGRNYHGQLGDMTSADRLVPVQVKGLGAVKAIKAGNQHTVARAADGTVWAWGFNNDGQLGGGTNQTIYSAPIQVQGLSQVEMVKAGDWHSAALKADGTVWSWGGNEFGQLGDGTTAHNAKPVAAKGLSAVRAISGGQHHTVALKSDGRIWAWGANQQGELGDGTTTAKSAPVPVDGLNGITAISAGSAHNLALRQDGSVWAWGGNWFGQLGNASETTSTVPVQVRGAGGVGYLKLTGGPAPAPKPPPPSPSPAPPSPSPSPSPSPSPSPSPSKGMAQIVLSPSLAGGKHGDVLAVDQAGVLWRYPASASGSLWPRTRLGTGWGDMSIFAPGDWDKDGRNDLLAVDTRNGKMFLYRGNGKGGISNGVQIGQGWGGHHVIPAGDLNGDGTVDLLVIKEATGDMHLYAGNGKGGFKPPYPKVGQGWKGFNSYAAGDVNKDRRADILAVDAGGNLFMYAGKGNGTFAPRIQVGHGWQGYYLAAGTDLNGDGLADVAARDSLGNLYLYPARGGGYYGARVLIDVGW; via the coding sequence CCCGACCACTTGTCTTGTTTTCACTCCTAGCCGCCGCCAGCCTGGCTTTGGGCGGCCTGGCTGCGGCGCCAGCTGCTGCGGCCATAACAGCCACGCCGATGATTGCGGCCGGCGCCAACCACGCCGTGGTGCTGCAAGCCGATGGCACGGTCTTGACCTGGGGCGGCAACTCCTTCGGTCAGCTTGGTAACGGCACCACTGCCGCCAGCAGCGTGCCGGTGCCGGTCAAGAGCCTTCAGAACGTTACCGCCGTGGCGGCGGGAGTCGCCTGGACGGTGGCGCTGAGGAACGACGGCACGGTCTGGTCCTGGGGCTACAACGCCTCCGGTCAGCTTGGAGACGGCACCACAGTCGATCGCAGCGTGCCGGTGCAGGTCAAGAGCCTGACCAACGTGGCGGCCATAGCGGCCGGGGGTTCGCATGCCGTGGCCTTGAAACATGACGGCACTGCCTGGACTTGGGGTCGCAACTACCACGGTCAGTTGGGTGACATGACCTCAGCTGACCGCTTGGTGCCGGTTCAGGTGAAAGGACTTGGCGCGGTCAAGGCCATCAAGGCTGGCAACCAACACACGGTGGCGCGGGCGGCCGATGGCACCGTCTGGGCCTGGGGTTTCAACAATGATGGCCAGTTGGGTGGCGGTACCAATCAGACCATTTACAGTGCGCCAATCCAGGTACAGGGCCTCAGCCAGGTCGAAATGGTCAAGGCCGGGGACTGGCATTCAGCCGCCCTCAAGGCTGACGGCACGGTCTGGTCCTGGGGTGGGAACGAATTTGGCCAGCTGGGTGATGGCACCACGGCGCACAACGCCAAGCCAGTTGCGGCGAAGGGTCTCAGCGCGGTTAGAGCCATTTCCGGCGGGCAGCATCACACCGTCGCCCTGAAGTCAGACGGCCGGATCTGGGCCTGGGGCGCCAACCAGCAAGGCGAACTGGGTGACGGCACCACCACGGCAAAAAGCGCCCCAGTGCCGGTTGATGGCCTCAACGGTATTACCGCCATTTCGGCCGGCAGCGCCCACAACCTGGCGCTGAGGCAAGACGGATCGGTTTGGGCCTGGGGCGGGAATTGGTTTGGCCAGCTGGGCAATGCCAGCGAAACTACCAGCACCGTGCCGGTGCAGGTCAGGGGTGCCGGTGGTGTGGGCTATTTGAAGCTAACCGGCGGCCCGGCCCCGGCGCCCAAGCCACCGCCCCCATCACCAAGCCCCGCGCCACCGTCGCCGTCGCCTTCACCATCACCGTCGCCGTCGCCTTCGCCTTCGCCGTCCAAGGGGATGGCTCAGATCGTGTTGTCGCCCTCCTTGGCTGGCGGTAAGCATGGTGATGTCTTGGCGGTTGATCAAGCTGGTGTTCTGTGGCGGTATCCAGCATCGGCCAGCGGGTCATTGTGGCCGCGAACCCGCCTTGGTACTGGCTGGGGCGACATGAGCATCTTTGCGCCAGGCGACTGGGACAAAGACGGCCGGAACGACCTGTTGGCGGTCGATACTAGGAACGGGAAGATGTTCCTCTACCGAGGCAACGGAAAAGGCGGCATCTCCAACGGCGTGCAGATTGGCCAGGGCTGGGGTGGCCACCATGTGATCCCGGCAGGCGATCTAAATGGGGACGGCACAGTTGACCTCCTGGTGATCAAGGAAGCCACTGGTGACATGCACCTTTATGCCGGAAACGGCAAAGGCGGGTTCAAGCCCCCCTATCCGAAGGTGGGCCAAGGTTGGAAGGGCTTCAATTCTTATGCCGCCGGGGACGTAAACAAGGATCGCCGGGCCGATATCTTGGCGGTTGATGCCGGCGGGAACCTGTTCATGTATGCCGGCAAGGGCAATGGCACCTTCGCCCCGAGGATCCAGGTGGGCCACGGTTGGCAGGGTTACTACCTGGCGGCAGGAACGGACCTGAACGGCGACGGCCTGGCCGATGTCGCCGCCCGGGACTCTCTGGGCAACTTGTACCTCTACCCGGCCAGGGGTGGAGGTTACTACGGGGCGAGAGTCCTTATCGACGTCGGCTGGTAG